Proteins from a single region of Aureibacter tunicatorum:
- a CDS encoding DUF5723 family protein: MEKKLLCLILLFVVFVDAFSQEFLGPADGNFGGVLSVINQPASSIDNRYSFDFLLLGGDFAGENNAFHVERKNPFFNLNFTGMARNMTRDGHRKYAYGEQDIVFLAFLFKIDPKSALSIVPRLRAVGNVKYISEDFAHQAMDRFEEMRESPATIFGQKGYVTGLAWQELGINYSRIVKDDKWSTVKVGATPKLLMGLAAGYAKVDDYDFGFDAQGQHFVSNIDYSMGFSDNINNVSTDSYQFDLPNSWGWGLDLGVRIEKKRLNKRCPTYQGTKIPLLKPKDMPYQYRLDFTLKDIGGIYFKASPYSADHNRTLNDSIIFNYADKFDGVDDFESIVDTLRTILDQENNVSGFHMGKPMHMTANIDYNFGNGFYVNAGVLIDLQKVNWNDHEANKMTTLMLTPRWESAILGAYVPLQVNVNGNADIGLGLRVGPVILGVYDLSPVLGNGTIDDGGFYFAFKHFFIPKKKKMGDLPCPRHLSN; this comes from the coding sequence ATGGAAAAAAAGCTATTGTGTTTGATTTTGCTTTTTGTTGTCTTTGTAGATGCGTTTTCTCAAGAGTTTTTAGGGCCTGCGGATGGGAATTTTGGCGGAGTTTTAAGTGTGATTAACCAACCGGCTTCTTCAATAGACAATAGGTATAGTTTTGATTTTTTGCTATTGGGAGGTGATTTTGCTGGAGAGAATAATGCCTTTCATGTGGAAAGAAAGAACCCTTTTTTCAATTTGAATTTTACCGGCATGGCCCGCAATATGACAAGAGATGGACATCGAAAGTACGCATATGGAGAGCAGGATATAGTTTTTTTGGCATTTTTATTTAAAATAGATCCCAAAAGCGCTTTGTCAATCGTGCCAAGGTTAAGAGCTGTTGGGAATGTCAAGTATATTTCTGAGGATTTCGCCCATCAAGCGATGGATAGATTTGAAGAAATGAGGGAGTCTCCTGCTACTATTTTTGGCCAAAAAGGCTATGTCACAGGTTTGGCTTGGCAAGAGTTAGGCATTAATTATTCCAGAATAGTAAAAGATGACAAATGGAGTACAGTAAAAGTAGGAGCTACTCCTAAGTTATTGATGGGCTTGGCGGCTGGTTATGCTAAGGTTGACGATTACGATTTTGGCTTTGATGCCCAAGGGCAGCATTTTGTGTCGAATATTGATTATTCCATGGGGTTTTCAGACAACATCAATAATGTGTCAACGGACAGTTATCAATTCGATTTGCCTAATTCTTGGGGTTGGGGTTTGGATTTGGGAGTTAGGATAGAAAAAAAACGTTTAAACAAAAGGTGTCCGACTTACCAAGGCACAAAAATACCACTGCTTAAGCCCAAAGATATGCCTTATCAATATAGGCTGGATTTTACATTAAAAGACATTGGGGGAATATATTTTAAAGCGAGCCCTTATAGCGCAGACCATAATAGAACGTTGAATGATTCCATAATTTTCAATTATGCCGACAAATTTGACGGGGTGGACGATTTTGAGTCTATTGTTGACACATTGAGAACCATATTGGATCAAGAAAATAATGTTAGTGGATTTCATATGGGAAAGCCTATGCATATGACTGCTAACATTGACTATAATTTTGGCAATGGATTTTATGTGAATGCGGGAGTATTGATTGACTTGCAAAAAGTTAATTGGAATGATCACGAAGCGAATAAAATGACGACTTTGATGTTGACACCAAGATGGGAATCCGCGATACTGGGCGCTTATGTTCCTTTGCAGGTAAATGTCAATGGGAATGCGGATATAGGGCTTGGATTAAGAGTGGGACCGGTAATTTTAGGCGTTTATGATTTGTCTCCTGTGTTGGGGAATGGAACTATTGACGATGGCGGGTTTTACTTTGCCTTCAAGCATTTTTTCATTCCAAAAAAGAAGAAAATGGGAGATTTGCCTTGTCCTCGGCATTTGAGCAATTAA